From the genome of Spirochaetota bacterium:
AGTTTTGCTGCTCAGCATAAAAAGATTCATGTTAGGTATTTTAAACAAGTTAAATATAGAGCCAAGAGTGGAGGTGATTGGAGCCGGCTGCATCTGGTATTATATGATGATGAGTATGAATTTTTTATGGATGTAAAGAAATTGTGGAAGATGTCGCTGGCTTTAGTGATTGAGTTTTGTTTAGATAATGTATTATATGAATTTTTACAATTTCTAACAAAAGCAGAAGAGGATGACGATTACTATACCGATAACTATCGATATAAAGGGTATACATTTGAGACGGGGATAGAAGAAGAAATATTTTTCTATAAACTTTACTGGGGGCCCCACCCAGAATTACTTAAAAAAGCATCAATTTTTTAACAATACTATTTAAAATTCTAACTACGCACTACAAATACAATATGGCACAGTATATGGCATTTCCCTGCCACAGTAAGAGAGTAATGTAATAAATAAATTTCATTGAAAGATTTATTGCTATGAATATTATAGGTATATTTATTTTTTATATGATATATTATATGCAGCTATTGCCTTATGGAAACTATTATAAAAAAAGTGTACACATTTATAACAGACAATAACCTCATAGTTTGTGGCGATAGAGTGCTTGTAGCAGCTTCTGCTGGCAAAGATTCCATGGCACTATTGCATATACTATTTGCTCTGAAAAGTAAACTTAATTTCACGATTACGGTGTACCATCTTGATCACATGGTTCGCGGACAGGAGTCTTTTGACGATCTTCTCTTTGTACTTGCGCAAGCTTCACGATATGGAATTCCTGCAATTTTAGAACGATATGATTTTAACAACCGTAGGCAAAAGGGTAAAAGTTTTGAACAGCAGGCACGTGAATATCGGTATGAGCGACTTAAGTCAATAGCAAATGATTATGGTTATACTAAAATTGCAACAGCACATACAAAAAACGACCAGGTTGAAACCTTACTGATGCGTATATTTCAGGGAACAGGTCTGCAAGGCTTACAGGGCATAACAGTTCACAGGGAAAATATAGTAAGGCCGCTTCTTGTACTAACACAGCAGGAAGTATATGATTATCTTCAGTGTAACCAACTGTTGTATCGCCATGACAGTACTAACGATGATGAGTATTACCTCAGGAATTATATTCGCCATACAATTATTCCTGTTATAAAGGAGCGTTTCCCGCACTTTGATAATGCGCTTGTAAATCTTGGTAAACAGGCACATGATGCTATCCAGAGTATCAATCATCTGATGATGCAGTTGCATCCTGAATGTACTCAGGTTTTCCCTCATTACATACAGGTTGAGGAAAAAGCAATTTCTAGCAGTGAGTATCTGTTTAAGTTTTTTTGTGCATATATCATCAGTAACTATCTCAAAAAATATGTTGATACCAATATTCTTGACGCAGTATATCATGCTCATTTCTCAAAGAAAAAAAATTGTACACTGTTTGAAGGAAAAGGTGTGTATATTTACAGGCGCTATCGCCATGCCAATTCATTTTTGCTTTTTTGTGCTGAACCTTTAATAGTGGGCGATAGTAACTATGAATATATTCTCCCTATAGGACAAACTGTTACAATAAAAGAAGCAGGTATTACTATTGCGTGTGAGATAACTGAATCAGTGAATATGCAACAATCTGAAAGCCAATCGCTTATTTTGCGATATACTGGATGTGATCATATTGTTATAAGAAATAGAAGAACAGGCGATGCTTTTATCAGTAAAGCAGGCAGGCGATCTCTAAAACGATTATATATTGACTACAAACTAACACCCGAACAGAAAAAGAAGGTACCGCTTATTGTAATAGATAACAAAATAGCTGCAGTGTTACGTAATGTAGTAATGCAACAAAAACCTGCAATTTCGTTGCTATTTTTGCCTGAAAAAGCTCAAAAAATGCTTGTTATCCGTTACTGGTTTCATAATAATGTGTAGAAATTATACATTGTGCAATAAAACAGTCTTCTGCTTCTCCTTTAGGAAAAGAGAGGCCTGTCACAATAAAAATATTTGAGTATTTCAGTAATTGTAGTATCTTGTAAGTAAAGGCTACTTTTAAATATATGTTCAACTTCTTGATTAATTACAGATAACCACGGGAGATTATATGAATAAAGCTGCTAAACAGGTTGCTCTTCTTTTGCTGATAGCGCTGCTTGCTATCGCCATATTCAGAATGAATGATATGAATACCCAAAAAGTTGAGCAACTTCAATATAGTGATTTCATAAAAAAAGTATATGAAAACAAAGTTAAATCGGTTACGATAGTTAATGGCAAAAAGATTGAAGGCACTTTCACTAAGGGTGACAAGGTGTATCTATTTGAAACTGTCATACCATACCAGGACCCTGATTTAATTAAGACACTCATTAATAACAAAGTTGAAATTAAAGGCGAAGAGGTTGATGACAATCTCTTCTGGAAAGGACTGCTTAATTTTTTGCCATGGCTGCTTTTCTTTGGGTTTATCTGGTTTTTTATGATCCGCCAGATTCAGTCCACTGGCAACAAGGCAATGAGCTTTGGAAAAGTAAGGGCAAAATTACAGCCTGAGACAAAGAATAAAGTGACATTTGCTGATGTGGCAGGTGTTGATGAGGCAAAAGTTGAATTGCAGGAAATCATTGAATTCTTAAAAGACCCTAAAAAATTTATCACTATTGGTGCAAAAATCCCTAAGGGGGTACTGTTAGTTGGACCTCCGGGCACAGGAAAGACGCTGCTTGCCCGTGCCGTTGCGGGTGAAGCTGGTGTGCCATTTTTCTCAATCAGCGGTTCAGATTTTGTGGAAATGTTTGTGGGAGTTGGTGCATCTCGTGTTAGAGACCTTTTTGATCAGGGAAAACGAAATGCTCCGTGTATCATATTTATTGATGAGATAGATGCTGTTGGTAGGCTTCGCGGTGCTGGGCTTGGTGGCGGACACGATGAACGTGAGCAGACGCTGAATCAGCTTCTTGTTGAAATGGATGGCTTTGAGACCAATGAAGGTGTTATTATAATAGCTGCAACCAACAGACCTGATGTGCTTGACCCAGCGTTGCTCCGACCAGGACGTTTTGACCGACAGGTTGTGGTTGATATACCTGATATTAAGGGAAGGGAAAAGATTCTGGCAGTCCATACACGTAAGATTCCATTGGCAAAGGATGTTGATTTAAAGGTAATTGCTCGCGGTACGCCCGGTTTTACCGGTGCTGATCTAGCCAACCTGGTAAATGAAGCAGCACTGCTTGCTGCACGGCGCAATAAAAAGCGTGTTACCATGCTTGAAATGGAGGATGCCAAGGATAAAGTCCTAATGGGTCCAGAGCGTAAGTCAGTACTCATATCTGCAGAGGAAAAGAAGGTTATTGCCTATCATGAAGCAGGGCATGCACTGTTGGGTATTCTAACGGGTGCTGACCCTGTGCACAAAGTTACAGTCATTCCACGGGGGAGGGCATTGGGATTAACCATGCATTTGCCCAAAGAAGAACGCCATCTGCATAACAGGGAATACTGGCTTAACCAGATTACAATTTTGTTTGGCGGCCATGTTGCAGAAAAATTAAAATTTGGACAGGTGACAACTGGCTCCAGCAATGATATTGAGCGAGCTACTGATATAGCACGCCGTATGGTGTGTGAATGGGGCATGAGTGAAACATTAGGACCGCTTGCTTTTGGAAAGAAGACTGAACAGATATTTTTAGCACGTGAGATAGCTCAGCATAGGGATTACAGTGAGCAGACGGCGCAGCTTATTGATAAAGAGGTCCATGATATAGTTACCAGTTGTCGTGATAGAGCTATTAAGCTAATAGAAGAAAACAAAGATAAATTTGAGCTGATTGCAACAAACCTTATAGAACGTGAAACGCTAAATGCTGAGGAAATTGAACTTTTAATGAAAGGTGAGCAATTGCCTGCTATTCACAATGGCGAAAATTCTGAGCCCGAAGAAGAACCTAAACTTGAAAAGATGAAAAAGAAAACAACGCAGAAACCTTTATTGGATGATAAAGAAGTAATTCCAACATAACAAGTTTGGGGTTTGTATGATAGATGATGAACTGGACAGAATATTGCAGGATATTGATAGCGAGAAAGATTTTACTGTTCAGAAATCTCCTGGAAAGCATTTTAAAGAAGTCACGTTTGAAAATGAACATGATGAAATAGTACATGAAGTACCCTTACCAGAAAAAAAAGATGTATCAGAAGTAACAAAGTTTTTCAAACGCGGATTATCTAACGGAATACACAGACATGTTGAGCTTGCAAAACTATTACGTTCACGTCTGGATATTGCTGAGGTTCCTGAACAAGTAGTACCTGTTATTAAGAAATCATCATATTCAATATTTAAAATTATTGAAGATATTGAGATCCTTACAGATAAATTTATTAGTGAAATAAATGAAGCAAGTTTACGGAGAAAAGCAACCAAAGATTTTCCACTTTATTTTCCCGATGATTATCCCGATGATAACAGGCTGGATTTTATTGTGCTTAAGGAAATATATATACTGTTGCGTGCATTTAGCAGCCTTGTAAAAAAAGATTGGAGCGAGCTGGAAAAGCAATCCGCAGTGTTTAATTTTACTGAGGGTGGAAAGCAGCTTGCTTTGGCGCTGAATGATATTATTGTTGAAGGAAACAGTCTTTGTAAGGCCACTGATATATTACTTGAATTAATAGCTCACCATTTAGGCTTGCTTTCATTTCATTATAACTTGTCAGATGTTGATATACGATCAAAATTAAGGTTTAATGAATATAAATCCTACACATTGCAGAGTATATTGAATGAAATTGATTCATCGCAAACAAAAAACGAATTGGAGGTAGCTCCAAAGGATTTGGAATTTGATTCGTATGCACAACTTGGAGAACTTACAAAAAAACACATTGATACAAGCAGCTTAAGCAAGCATAGTGATAATGATGAGCACATACACAAGCCTCATGTAAGTAGTGTCCAAAATGAAACCATAGTCCCTTTTACTGTAAAAGGGGCAAAAGCATGGAATACTCGTGAACCGTATATTCTCCCGGTAGATGTAAATGTATATAACATTGAAAATGATGATCTTTTATATTTGGTCTATTATACAAAATCACAGTTATCAGAAGAACAGATCAAATCAGAATTACGGAGAGCTTTATTAAAATTAACTATCGACAAAGAAAAATACGATATTGTTGAAGATTATATTGAATTTCTTAATAAAAAAATTGTATCAATTTTACACGAAAGTATTGATTATTTTCAGATTCCTGAAAATGACCAATGGCTGTATTATTATCATTTGGGACCACACACTATTTGCCGTTTGCTTATTGCTGATATTCAGATGACAGGTGAAGGGTACTGTTTTAGTTCCAGGGATGGGAAGAAGATAAAAAAATTAGTACCGTATGAATATATAAAAACAATTGTTTTGGAATGGTGTGAGAATAACGTAAATAATAGAGACCTGCCGTTTGACAGCGTTAATGCTCTGGATTTAATACGAAGACAAGTTTCAAAAAAATATTTTTCTGAAATAGATGAGTTTGTTGCAAAAATTGATGCCTACCTGGGAACATTAAATCCTGATACGCTGAAAAAACTAGACCGCAAATCATTTATAAAGCAAAAAGCTTTGCAGGTTTATAATCAAAAACAGATAATAGTATTCAATCGGTTTATCGATAGAACTATTTTTAAGTAAAATGAAGGAATTGTATGTTTGAGGTCAAGCTATATAAAGGTGATGAAAATTTTAAAAAAATTCTGGATAGGAATAATATCCCAGTTGATATTTATAATCTAAAAGCAGCGATATTAGGCGTTCAAGCTTCGGCAGGAAGTATCACACTATTATCACTTGCAAAAGATTTTTTTAATGACAAAGTATTGGCAAACAGGGAAGTAGCAGATCAACTGGAATCGTTGTGGTTTTACCTGTTACGTTTGCAGCGATTTGATGACAATGAAATTGAACAACCTGATTTTAACAATAAAACACGTGGTGCATACACAGCGTATGTTTTGGCTAATATCATGCGCGCTGAAACATTTTTAAAGTATCTTTCCACAGGTCAGATTGATGAGATGCGGAACAATGAGAAGGTCAACAAGATATATTCAATTTTTGTTGGTAATGTCAATCTTCTTAAAGCTTTAGTTGTTAGTATGGAAGAAAAGTGGTCAGAAGATGATTTTGCCAATGATACCACTTTCCTTAAAAAATTAACTGGTTTTGTGCGAGTTATGTGGGATACGCAATTAGCATTAAAGGAACACGCAAAGATTTTTAATCTTCAGAAAATGAATAATAAAAATATTATTAATGCTATCCAGCAACAAACTGGAACTCAAATTGGCCGTAACGATCCATGTCCCTGCGGCAGCGGCAAAAAATATAAAAACTGTTGTGGTAAATAATGGATTACGAAAGCAGTGCCAGTATGTGTTTTTTTCGTAGTCCCTCAAGTATATTCATTGCATGTGTACGCTTAATATTTTCAAATATTGCAGGGATATTGTTTAATTTTTCTACCTGGTTTTTTGCTTCTTCCCGTGCTAGGCTGATAAGTTCAAAATCATTGACAGGATCAGCAAATTCAAACGCAATGCCTTGCCCATGTTGACGTGTGCCAATAAATTCTCCAGCACCGCGCATTTTTAAGTCCTCCTCTGCTATGACAAACCCGTCATCAGTTGAAGTTATTATATTAATACGCTGCAGGCTTTCGTTTGGAATGTCATCAGGGTAAATCAATACGCAGAACGATTGATATTGACCACGGCCTACACGCCCTCGCAACTGATGAAGCTGTGAAAGCCCAAACCGTTCAGCATGTTCTATGACGATAATTGAAGCATTTGCAACATCAATTCCTACTTCAATTACTGTTGTACTCACAAGCATATCAATTTTGTGATTATTAAAATCTTGCATGATTTTTTCTTTTTCTTCATTTGGTAATTTTCCATGGAGTAACGCAATGTGTTTTGTTGGGAATCGTTTTACTAAATGCTGGTATGTTGCAGTTGCTGATTTTAAATCCAGCTTTTCAGAATCTTCAATTAATGGTAAAACATAGTATACCTGTCTTCCCTCATTCATGTATTTTTCCAGCGATCGGTATACAGCTTCTAGTTTTGATGTTGGGAAAGAAAGTGTGGTAATAGGTATTCTATTGGCTGGTTTTTGTTTTATTATTGAAATATCTAAATCGCCATAAAGTGTAAGCGATAGTGACCGGGGAATGGGCGTTGCTGTCATAACCAAAAGGTCAGGCATATAGCCTTTGTTGCGCAAGGTAGCACGCTGATTGACGCCAAAGCGATGTTGTTCATCGATAATGATGAATCCTAAATTTGCAAACTTTACTGATTCTTGAATCAGGGCATGAGTACCAATGATGATGTTGATTGTACCTTTATGTAATTCGGAGAGAATTTCCTTGCGTTGTGGTGCAGGAATTGAACCGGTAAGCAGTGCTATGTGTATTGATTCAGGTACAAATTTTTTAAACGTGGCATAATGCTGTTGTGCAAGTATTTCTGTTGGTGCCATAAACGCGACCTGTTGTCCACGACTTACCACCGCAATACTTGCGATCATTGAAACCACTGTTTTACCTGAACCAACATCCCCCTGTAGTAAACGGTTCATTGGGAAATCAGCATTCAGATCGTTGATTATTTCGTTTATAGCATTAATCTGGTCATCGGTAAGAGTAAATGGTAGCGTGCGCATGAATTCTTTATATACTGAATCATTAATTGCGGGCTTTTTATGTGTGCTTGTTTCCCTGATGTATTGTCGTGAAAGGTGCAGGTAGTATTGCAGGAAAAAGAGTTCATTGAATGCTAACCGTAATCGAGCTTTATGTGCTTCATCCATGTTAGCAGGAAAGTGGATCTGCTGTATAGCCTGTGATAGTGGCATGAGGTTTAGCCGGCTAATCATTTCAAAATCAAATGGTTCTTGAATGTGCTGGTGTGCCAGTTCAAGTGCACTGTGAATAATCTTTCTGAACACACGTGAGTTAAATCCATTAGATCTGAGTGTTTCAGTTGAGGGGTAAATTGGAACTATCCTGCCTGTGTGTAATGCGTCAGAGCTATCGCCAATAAAATCATACTCCGGATGGACTATTTGCTTTGTGTTGTAATAATCAACCTTGCCAGAAAAAAGTACCACATCACCGGGTTCAAAAAGCTTGATAAAATACTGAATGCCGCCAAAAAATACTCCCGACAATGTATCGCTACCATCACCAATCACAACTTCAAGAAATTTGCGCCGATGTCCTGAAATTTTAACCTGCTTTACAATTCCAGTCACTGTTACAAAATCATTCACAAAACAATCCTTAATTTTCTTTGTATTGGAGCGGTCAATATATTTCCGTGGAAG
Proteins encoded in this window:
- a CDS encoding SEC-C metal-binding domain-containing protein, with translation MFEVKLYKGDENFKKILDRNNIPVDIYNLKAAILGVQASAGSITLLSLAKDFFNDKVLANREVADQLESLWFYLLRLQRFDDNEIEQPDFNNKTRGAYTAYVLANIMRAETFLKYLSTGQIDEMRNNEKVNKIYSIFVGNVNLLKALVVSMEEKWSEDDFANDTTFLKKLTGFVRVMWDTQLALKEHAKIFNLQKMNNKNIINAIQQQTGTQIGRNDPCPCGSGKKYKNCCGK
- the tilS gene encoding tRNA lysidine(34) synthetase TilS — protein: METIIKKVYTFITDNNLIVCGDRVLVAASAGKDSMALLHILFALKSKLNFTITVYHLDHMVRGQESFDDLLFVLAQASRYGIPAILERYDFNNRRQKGKSFEQQAREYRYERLKSIANDYGYTKIATAHTKNDQVETLLMRIFQGTGLQGLQGITVHRENIVRPLLVLTQQEVYDYLQCNQLLYRHDSTNDDEYYLRNYIRHTIIPVIKERFPHFDNALVNLGKQAHDAIQSINHLMMQLHPECTQVFPHYIQVEEKAISSSEYLFKFFCAYIISNYLKKYVDTNILDAVYHAHFSKKKNCTLFEGKGVYIYRRYRHANSFLLFCAEPLIVGDSNYEYILPIGQTVTIKEAGITIACEITESVNMQQSESQSLILRYTGCDHIVIRNRRTGDAFISKAGRRSLKRLYIDYKLTPEQKKKVPLIVIDNKIAAVLRNVVMQQKPAISLLFLPEKAQKMLVIRYWFHNNV
- the recG gene encoding ATP-dependent DNA helicase RecG, whose translation is MLDQNIQYIKGIGPKRAQLLKQELGIETVEDLLYFLPRKYIDRSNTKKIKDCFVNDFVTVTGIVKQVKISGHRRKFLEVVIGDGSDTLSGVFFGGIQYFIKLFEPGDVVLFSGKVDYYNTKQIVHPEYDFIGDSSDALHTGRIVPIYPSTETLRSNGFNSRVFRKIIHSALELAHQHIQEPFDFEMISRLNLMPLSQAIQQIHFPANMDEAHKARLRLAFNELFFLQYYLHLSRQYIRETSTHKKPAINDSVYKEFMRTLPFTLTDDQINAINEIINDLNADFPMNRLLQGDVGSGKTVVSMIASIAVVSRGQQVAFMAPTEILAQQHYATFKKFVPESIHIALLTGSIPAPQRKEILSELHKGTINIIIGTHALIQESVKFANLGFIIIDEQHRFGVNQRATLRNKGYMPDLLVMTATPIPRSLSLTLYGDLDISIIKQKPANRIPITTLSFPTSKLEAVYRSLEKYMNEGRQVYYVLPLIEDSEKLDLKSATATYQHLVKRFPTKHIALLHGKLPNEEKEKIMQDFNNHKIDMLVSTTVIEVGIDVANASIIVIEHAERFGLSQLHQLRGRVGRGQYQSFCVLIYPDDIPNESLQRINIITSTDDGFVIAEEDLKMRGAGEFIGTRQHGQGIAFEFADPVNDFELISLAREEAKNQVEKLNNIPAIFENIKRTHAMNILEGLRKKHILALLS
- the ftsH gene encoding ATP-dependent zinc metalloprotease FtsH, with amino-acid sequence MNKAAKQVALLLLIALLAIAIFRMNDMNTQKVEQLQYSDFIKKVYENKVKSVTIVNGKKIEGTFTKGDKVYLFETVIPYQDPDLIKTLINNKVEIKGEEVDDNLFWKGLLNFLPWLLFFGFIWFFMIRQIQSTGNKAMSFGKVRAKLQPETKNKVTFADVAGVDEAKVELQEIIEFLKDPKKFITIGAKIPKGVLLVGPPGTGKTLLARAVAGEAGVPFFSISGSDFVEMFVGVGASRVRDLFDQGKRNAPCIIFIDEIDAVGRLRGAGLGGGHDEREQTLNQLLVEMDGFETNEGVIIIAATNRPDVLDPALLRPGRFDRQVVVDIPDIKGREKILAVHTRKIPLAKDVDLKVIARGTPGFTGADLANLVNEAALLAARRNKKRVTMLEMEDAKDKVLMGPERKSVLISAEEKKVIAYHEAGHALLGILTGADPVHKVTVIPRGRALGLTMHLPKEERHLHNREYWLNQITILFGGHVAEKLKFGQVTTGSSNDIERATDIARRMVCEWGMSETLGPLAFGKKTEQIFLAREIAQHRDYSEQTAQLIDKEVHDIVTSCRDRAIKLIEENKDKFELIATNLIERETLNAEEIELLMKGEQLPAIHNGENSEPEEEPKLEKMKKKTTQKPLLDDKEVIPT